The Gloeomargarita lithophora Alchichica-D10 genomic sequence CGCCCATATTGAGTACGAATATACGGCGGCGGGGGTGCCTGCGTTGAAGGGAATAGACTGGCCTTTGGGGGAAAATCCCCTGTTTGGGTTAGCCCTGGGGCGGGATCGGGCGATTGGGCTGAACGATGTGACCACCGCCCCGGAGTTGCGTGGGTATGATGAACTATTGATGTTATTACAAACCTATCGGGTGCGTTCCTGGTTGATGGCGCCGATCATTCACCAGGGGATGTTGTTGGGGATGTTGGAACTGCACCACTGCGGGTCAGCCCCCTACCCCTGGCGGGAGGTGGATTTGGCGTTGGTGACGGCGATTGCCAACCAGGTGGGTTTGGGGTTGGTGCAGGCGCAGGCGTACAAAAGTTTGGCGGAATTGAACCAGCAGTTGGCCGCCCTGGATCGCACCCGCACCAATCTCATCGCCATCATCGGCCACGAACTGCGTACCCCTTTATCCACGATCCAGGTGTGTTTGGAAAGTTTGGCCACGGAGCCGGAAATGCCCGCCCCGGTGCGCCAGGAGATGTTGGGGACAGCGATGGGCGATGCGGAACGGCTGCATAAATTGATTCAGGATTTTCTTACCCTGTCCCGTTTGGAAAGTGGCCGGGTGCAGTGGCAAACCGAGGCGATCACGCTTTCGGAATGTGTGGAATTGGCCTTGGCGCACCTGCGTTCCCGGGCGGATCGTCTGCCCCAGATTCAGGTGGATTTACCGGCGGATTTGCCGCTCTTGCGTACCGATGGGGAGGGGATGGTAGAAGTGTTGGTCAAATTGCTGGACAATGCCTGTAAATTTACCAGCCCGGAAGGCCGGGTCACGGTGCGGGCGCAGGTGCAGGCGGGGCAGATGCTGGAGGTCGTGGTGGCGGATACGGGGCGGGGGATTGAACCCAGTCAACTCCAGGTGGTGTTTGACCGGTTTTACCAGGAGGAGGGGGCGTTGCGCCGCACCGTGGGGGGGACGGGGTTGGGGTTGGCGATTTGTCGGCAGATTGTGGCGGGGTTGGGGGGGCAAATCTGGGCGGAATCAGCGGGCAGAGGGCAGGGGAGCAAGTTTCACTTTACGATTCCCTTGGGGTCGCGCCCGGATTGGGGGGATATGTCCCGTCCGGTTGAAACTTAAAGACCACCAAGGCCATATCATCCAGGATTTCCGCCGTGCCAATATAGGTGGTGACATCGGCTAAAATCGCCTGCTGGATGGCTTCTACCGGCTGATGCCAGTGTTTTTGGGCCACCTGGCACAGGCGTTCGATGCCGTAGAGTTCCCCCTGGGGGTTTTCCGCTTCGGTGATGCCATCGGTGAATAGAATACCGCCATCCCCCGGTTCTAACTGCACCAGGCGTTTCTGGACGTAGGGTTGAATGTCCCGTTCCAACGCCAGGGGAAACCCCAAATCCAGGGTGTCAATCCGTTCCCAGTCGCCGCTGGTACGCAGAATAATCACTTCCTCGTGTTGGCCGGTGATACACAACTGCCCTTGGTCGTGGTAAATCAGCGTCAGGGTGAGGGTGCGGCCATAGCCCATGCGCGCCACGCTGTCATAGATCACCTGGTTGAGGATATTCAGCAGGTGGGCACCGCAGGGTTCACCGTAGGTGAGCAGGGTACGCACCGCCACCTGGGTCATCAGCATCAGTACGCCACTTTCTAGGCCATGCCCGGTAATATCTCCAATACTCAGCCAGGTTTGTTGCCCCTGGGGATAGACATCGTAGTAATCCCCCCCCACCTCGTTGGCCGGGTGCATCACGCCACTAATTGCCAAGTGCGGGGTATGCGCCAATTCCTCTGGCCGGGGCAAAGACAGGGCTTGCAGGCGGCGGGCGACATCCAATTCCGCACTCAGGCGCAGATTATCCGAATGCAGTTGGGTGTTAAGTTGTTGAATCCGGGCGTTGGCTGCGGCCAATTCGGCTGTCCGTTGTTGCACCCGCTCTTCTAGCTCTTCATTCAGGCGTTCCAACCGTTGCACGATCGGGTTACTCACCTGTAGGAATAAAAACGCCCCCAAAATATTCACCACAATCGCCACCCCCAGGGCGTACAAACTGGCGTGGAGAAACGGTTCGCGCACTTCGCTCAGGTGAATCTGGTTGGAGATGACCCAATTCAAACCCTGTACCGGTTCAATGGCGGCCAGCACCTCTTTCCCGGTCTGCAACCGCACGATCCCCAAACGGCTGGTCGGTCGGGGGTCTGCCATAGCGGCCAACAGCCCCCCATCTTTTAACAGAGTATTGCGGGATTTGACCTGCACCTCCAGTTCCATTTCCGAGTCATCCCAACGGCTGACGAAAACCTGAAAATTCTCGCTTTTGGGCACCGGAATCAACACCACATATTCCCCGGTGCGGGCGGAACCGGTAAAGCGCCGGGCGGCCTCCCGCATGATATTGGCGGTAATATGGGAGTCTTTAGTCTGCCAAAAAATCTCTTCTAATAAGCGGGCTTGACTATTGTTGGTTTCCCGGAGCCGTTCCAAATTTTCCCGCACCGTAGCCCGAAACAGAATCAAGACCACCACCGCCGCCACCACCAGGGCGACCCCATTCATAATCAGGATCAGCAACCCAAATCGTCGCCGGTAGCTGAGCACCTGCATCGGGAGTCATCCACCCATCGCCAGGGACGAAACCAGACCAGTGCCATCCACCCAGACCAACCCCTGTTGGGGCGGTTCCGGCGGCGGCTCCAGGGCCAATTCCACCCGCTGGTGGGGGTATTGTTGCCGCAGGTGCTGGGCGTGATCCAGGGCGGCTCGGTAAGCATTCTCCCCCTGGGGAATCACCACCCAGTCGGCGGAGGCAGGATACTGGGGCAAAATTCCCAGGGGTAATAACTGCTGATGCAGGGTTTCCAAATTCAGGGAAAAGCCAATCCCCGGCACGGTTTTGCCCTGGGGATGATAGGTGCCAATCAGGTCATCATAACGCCCCCCCTGCCCCACCAACTGCACCGTTTGCCCCTGGGTTACCGCTACTTGCAGGACAATGCCGGTGTAATAATCCCAAGGCTGGAGCAAACTCAAATCCAACACCAAGGGAAAACCCGCCGGTAATAGCTCCACCAAAGACTTGAGATGATGCACCCGCTGCCGTTGCGCCGGGGTGAGTTCCCAATTTGCCAACCGTTGCAAGACGCTCGGCGGTGCCCCCCGTAAATCCAGCCAAGCGAGGGCAGATTCTCGCCAGGGGGAGGGCAATTGCCCCAGAGCCACCCGGTCTAAATGGATTAATCCCTGGGTTACCGGGGTCTGCCATGCCGGGGGCAAGCCCTGAATCCAGGAGCGGGTCAACCCGGCTTCCCCCAAAATCACCCGCCACGGGGGTAAGTGCATGGCGGTTAATCCATCCTGTAAAAGCCGCAACATTTCCCCGTCGGCCAGCAATCCCCCGGCTCCCAGGAGTTCAACGCCCACCTGATAGGACTCTTGACAATGCCCCCGCTGGGGATGGGGACGAAACACATTCGCCACATAATACAGCCGCTGGGGCTGATGCACCTGCCCCCAACGACTGGCCGCCACCCGCGCAATCGAAGCGGTGACATCCGGGCGCAGGCCATAAATCCCATCCCGGTCTTGAATTTGTACCACCCGTTCCGGGCGCACCCGTCCCCCCGCCACCAGGGTATCCAAGCGCTCCAGGGTGGGGGTGACCACCCGTTGATAGCCCCAGCGGTGAAACGCCCCCTGCAACCGCTCCCGAATCCAGGTTTTCTGGATCACCTCCAGGGGCAATAAATCCCGGCTCCCCGTGGGCGGCTGGAAGGTCATTTGCCAAAGAAACCAAACAGACCTTTACCTTTTTTCTTCTCCGGGCTGGCCTTGGCTTCATTTTCTTTAGTTTGCTTGGCCAGCATTTTCTCTACCACTTCTAACCCTTGACCGGCGCGGGCGTTGTTTTTATCCCGTTTCAATGCCCGTTCAAAATGGATTTTCGCCATTTTTAGTTGGTTGGTCTGGAGATAAACATACCCTTTCAGGCTCAAACAACGGGCATCGCCGCTGTCCAGTTTCAACGCATCGTCCAATTCCCGCAGGGCACCGGGGTAGTCCTTCATGCGTACCAGTTCTTCCGCCCGATTGTAAAACTGGTCTAAAAATGAAGGCTTGGCGGGTTCCGGGGTGGTCGTTTGGGGGGCGGGTGCCGGGGTGTGGGCGGCGGGGGGTGTGGAAGGAGCCGGTGCCGGAGCGGGACGATTGACAAAGGCCACCGTATTGCCAGCGTACTGCCAGCGCAACATGGCAAGGTTCAGTTCGCTGATTTCGTTGATCACCTGCATCGTCTGACGGGGTACCGCAAATTGCCGCTGGTGCAGTTGCTCCAGGGTTTCCCGGTAGTAGGTTTCCGCATCGGCTTGGCGCAGGAGGAGGTTGGCGGCTTCGGTTTCAAAGGGGAGGGTGTCCTGGGCGACCCGTTGGCCGATCATTTTCAAAATCAGGTTATGCTCCGCCCGTACTTTGTCGTTAAACAATTTTTCGTAGGCTGGATTCACCAGACGGGAGAGAATTTGGGCGGCAATCTGCCGGTCGGCTTCACTCAGATGGCCGGTGGTGTCCGGGTGCAGGGTACGGGCAACCCGCATATACCGGCGACGAATATCCTGGGGACCCGCATCCAAAGGCACCCCCAAAATGGCATGGTAATCCACTTGCTGATAGCGTCCCAGTCCTTGTTGAATGCTGAAATCCATAGGGTTTTGCCGGTGAAGCAGGTGTAGTCTAATTAGTATAACTTGGAGCTTTTCATCTTTCGGTCACCCATTTAACCCTTGAGCAATGATTTCGCCTACGCCCCAACGCTCATCCATATTACTGTACCAGGTGGATGCCTTTACCCAAAAACTATTTGGGGGCAATCCCGCCGCCGTGTGTCCCCTGGCGGAACCCCTCGCCCCGGCATTGTGTCAGGCCATTGCCCTGGAAAATCAACTCTCGGAGACGGCGTTTCTCTGGCCGGATGGGACGGGGGGCTATCATATTCGCTGGTTTACGCCCACCCGTGAAGTGGATTTGTGCGGTCATGCTACCCTGGCGGCGGCCTATGTGGTGGGGGAATTTATCGAACCGGGTTGTGCCCAGGTGCGGTTCCAGAGTCGCCAAGAAACCCTAACCGTTCGTAAACAAGGGGATTTATGGGAATTGGATTTTCCCCGCTGGCCGTTGACCCCCGCTGAACCAACGGCGGATTTAATTGCTGGGTTGGGACTCACTCCCCAGGAGGTCTGGCGCAGCCCCAGGGATATTTTGGCGGTGGTCGCTGACCCGGCCTTGGTGCAAACCCTGCAACCGGATGTCCCACAACTGGCGCAACTGGACTGTTTGGGGGTGATCGTCACCGCTCCGGGTCAGGGAGTGGATTTTGTTTCTCGGTTTTTTGCCCCCCAAGCGGGTATCCCGGAAGACCCGGTGACGGGTTCGGCCCATTGTGCCCTGGTGCCCTACTGGGGAGAACGCTTGGGCAAAACCGAAGTCCACGCCCGCCAACTCTCCCCCCGGGGCGGCGAATTGTGGTGTACCTTAACGCCGGAACGGGTGCTGATCCGGGGCGGGGCGGTTTGTTACCTCACGGGGCAGATTCACTTGGGAGCAAACATTGCCCAAATCCCTAAATAAATGTTAAAGAATCCGGTTAATTTCCGACCCAGGATCGGATAATTTAGACTATCAATTATTCCCAAATCAATCATGGCTAATTCCTGGGGGGCATCGGTGCGGTGGTTGGGGGTAGGGGTGGTGATGGCGGTGGCACTGGTGACCGTACCGGCGCCCGCTGGGAAAACCCAACCGGATACCTTTGGAGCGATCAGTTGGTCAAAACGGACGGGCGCCCGGGGTTATGGTTGGGGTTACAACAACCGGGGGGCAGCGGAAAATCGGGCCCAACGGGAATGTGAAGCCACTGCCGGGACGGGGGACTGTCGGGTATTGTTGTGGTTTCGCAACGCCTGCGGTTCCATTGCCCAAACCAGCGGTGGGGCGGTGGGCACGGGCTGGGGGAGCAATCCCGGTCTGGCCGAAAAGTATGCCCTGCAATCCTGTAGCCAGTACGGTTCCTGCCGGGTCTCCCGCACGTTTTGTTCTAATCAGTAGGCTCTTAAAAAGGGCGTTGGCTAAATTCCACCCAGCTTAAATGCTGATCTGGGGCGGGGCGGTTTGTTACCTCACGGGGCAGATTCATCTGGGGGAACATACTGCCCCAATCCCTAAATAAAAATAAATGTTAAAAAGTTGGATTCATTTCTGGGTCAGGATCAGATAAATTGCCGGGTACTCCTGTGGTTTCCAATGCCTGTGGTTCGAGTGCTGAAACCCGGGATGAGGCGGTGGGTACGGGCTGGGGGAGCAGTCCTGGTCTCGCCGAAAAGTATGCCCTACAATCCTGTAGCCAGTACGAGTCGTGCCGGGTCTCCCACATATTTTGTTATGCTTGAGAAAAA encodes the following:
- a CDS encoding DICT sensory domain-containing protein, yielding MVIFPSLLDDLLQTHPHLRPQIYFKASLTALSHAMEDQVLGSGDESLVIANFQKERYYRQETRRYRQLAQYTSQIYVLAAPETDFAQVSEPYETVPFDPSDPLAQEWHLVVLGSHYAACLVCRERPSDPPLMDQARRFEGIWTFDRATSQTVARLLLERIASYQPQLREKIHQVVARYELTAAQNGIATGLHPGPFVERLVTYLQSSQYKILKAYRALSDQERQQRLVNVITGAIRSTLNPEQIFPIAVQELGQNFAECRCILYRCRSHHQAAHIEYEYTAAGVPALKGIDWPLGENPLFGLALGRDRAIGLNDVTTAPELRGYDELLMLLQTYRVRSWLMAPIIHQGMLLGMLELHHCGSAPYPWREVDLALVTAIANQVGLGLVQAQAYKSLAELNQQLAALDRTRTNLIAIIGHELRTPLSTIQVCLESLATEPEMPAPVRQEMLGTAMGDAERLHKLIQDFLTLSRLESGRVQWQTEAITLSECVELALAHLRSRADRLPQIQVDLPADLPLLRTDGEGMVEVLVKLLDNACKFTSPEGRVTVRAQVQAGQMLEVVVADTGRGIEPSQLQVVFDRFYQEEGALRRTVGGTGLGLAICRQIVAGLGGQIWAESAGRGQGSKFHFTIPLGSRPDWGDMSRPVET
- a CDS encoding PP2C family protein-serine/threonine phosphatase encodes the protein MQVLSYRRRFGLLILIMNGVALVVAAVVVLILFRATVRENLERLRETNNSQARLLEEIFWQTKDSHITANIMREAARRFTGSARTGEYVVLIPVPKSENFQVFVSRWDDSEMELEVQVKSRNTLLKDGGLLAAMADPRPTSRLGIVRLQTGKEVLAAIEPVQGLNWVISNQIHLSEVREPFLHASLYALGVAIVVNILGAFLFLQVSNPIVQRLERLNEELEERVQQRTAELAAANARIQQLNTQLHSDNLRLSAELDVARRLQALSLPRPEELAHTPHLAISGVMHPANEVGGDYYDVYPQGQQTWLSIGDITGHGLESGVLMLMTQVAVRTLLTYGEPCGAHLLNILNQVIYDSVARMGYGRTLTLTLIYHDQGQLCITGQHEEVIILRTSGDWERIDTLDLGFPLALERDIQPYVQKRLVQLEPGDGGILFTDGITEAENPQGELYGIERLCQVAQKHWHQPVEAIQQAILADVTTYIGTAEILDDMALVVFKFQPDGTYPPNPGATPRES
- a CDS encoding ATP phosphoribosyltransferase regulatory subunit — protein: MTFQPPTGSRDLLPLEVIQKTWIRERLQGAFHRWGYQRVVTPTLERLDTLVAGGRVRPERVVQIQDRDGIYGLRPDVTASIARVAASRWGQVHQPQRLYYVANVFRPHPQRGHCQESYQVGVELLGAGGLLADGEMLRLLQDGLTAMHLPPWRVILGEAGLTRSWIQGLPPAWQTPVTQGLIHLDRVALGQLPSPWRESALAWLDLRGAPPSVLQRLANWELTPAQRQRVHHLKSLVELLPAGFPLVLDLSLLQPWDYYTGIVLQVAVTQGQTVQLVGQGGRYDDLIGTYHPQGKTVPGIGFSLNLETLHQQLLPLGILPQYPASADWVVIPQGENAYRAALDHAQHLRQQYPHQRVELALEPPPEPPQQGLVWVDGTGLVSSLAMGG
- a CDS encoding J domain-containing protein — encoded protein: MDFSIQQGLGRYQQVDYHAILGVPLDAGPQDIRRRYMRVARTLHPDTTGHLSEADRQIAAQILSRLVNPAYEKLFNDKVRAEHNLILKMIGQRVAQDTLPFETEAANLLLRQADAETYYRETLEQLHQRQFAVPRQTMQVINEISELNLAMLRWQYAGNTVAFVNRPAPAPAPSTPPAAHTPAPAPQTTTPEPAKPSFLDQFYNRAEELVRMKDYPGALRELDDALKLDSGDARCLSLKGYVYLQTNQLKMAKIHFERALKRDKNNARAGQGLEVVEKMLAKQTKENEAKASPEKKKGKGLFGFFGK
- a CDS encoding PhzF family phenazine biosynthesis protein, translated to MISPTPQRSSILLYQVDAFTQKLFGGNPAAVCPLAEPLAPALCQAIALENQLSETAFLWPDGTGGYHIRWFTPTREVDLCGHATLAAAYVVGEFIEPGCAQVRFQSRQETLTVRKQGDLWELDFPRWPLTPAEPTADLIAGLGLTPQEVWRSPRDILAVVADPALVQTLQPDVPQLAQLDCLGVIVTAPGQGVDFVSRFFAPQAGIPEDPVTGSAHCALVPYWGERLGKTEVHARQLSPRGGELWCTLTPERVLIRGGAVCYLTGQIHLGANIAQIPK
- a CDS encoding DUF4189 domain-containing protein; the encoded protein is MANSWGASVRWLGVGVVMAVALVTVPAPAGKTQPDTFGAISWSKRTGARGYGWGYNNRGAAENRAQRECEATAGTGDCRVLLWFRNACGSIAQTSGGAVGTGWGSNPGLAEKYALQSCSQYGSCRVSRTFCSNQ
- a CDS encoding DUF4189 domain-containing protein → MPGTPVVSNACGSSAETRDEAVGTGWGSSPGLAEKYALQSCSQYESCRVSHIFCYA